The Mariprofundus ferrinatatus DNA window CTGGCTTTCGAATACGCGTGCGGTACCGGTGAACTGCCAGATCGACTCGTCCACGCCTGCGGTTTTCACGATGCAGCCACGCTCGGCAATGTTACCGAACAGAACCGCTAATCCCCCCTCCTTCGAGTAGGCGTGCTCATAATCGCGGATGCAGCCGGATGCACGATCATCATCGAGGCTCTTGTAACGCTCGCTCTGGATAAACGCCTCCTGGGTCGGGATGCCGCCCGGTGACGCCCTGTAGAGGTGGCGCGCCTCCTCATTGGCCGGATTCATCACATCCCATCCATCCAGCGCATTGCCAAGGGTTGTGGCGTGCACGGTCGGCACGTGACGATGGATCAGATTGGCACGATCCAGCTCGGCGAGGATGCCGACCACGCCGCCGGCGCGGTGCACATCCTCCATATGGTAGGCCTGAGTGGCTGGTGCAACCTTGCAGAGGTTCGGCACCTTGCGGGAGAGCCGGTCGATATCGGCCATGGTGAAGGCAACCCCCGCCTCCTGCGCACAGGCGAGCAGGTGAAGCACGGTATTCGATGAGCCGCCCATGGCGATATCGAGCGCCATTGCATTCTCGAACGCCTCGAAGGTGGCCACAGAACGCGGTAAAACGCTCGCATCCTCTTTCTCATACCAGCGTTTGGCATTCTCGACGATCAGGCGACCGGCCTTGAGGAAAAGTTCGCGACGATCGCCGTGCGTGGCAACCAGCGAACCGTTGCCGGGCAGGGCCAGGCCGAGCGCCTCGGCAAGGCAGTTCATCGAGTTGGCAGTGAACATGCCGGAACAGGAGCCGCAGGTCGGGCATGCCGAGCGCTCGACCGCCTCGACATCGGCATCGGTCTCATCGGGGCTTGCCGCCATCACCATGGCATCGACGAGGTCGAGATGCAGTTCACGGTTGTTCAGCGTGATCTTGCCGGCCTCCATCGGGCCGCCGGAGACGAATACGGCCGGGATATTCAGGCGCAGCGCCGCCATCAGCATGCCCGGCGTGATCTTGTCGCAGTTGGAGATGCAGACCATGGCATCGGCGGTATGGGCGTTGCACATGTACTCGACGGAGTCAGCGATCAGGTCGCGGCTGGGCAGCGAGTAGAGCATGCCGCCGTGACCCATGGCGATACCGTCATCGATGGCGATGGTGTTGAACTCCTTGGCGACTCCGCCGGCCGCCTCGATCTCGCGCGCCACCATCTGGCCGATATCCTTCAGATGCACATGACCCGGTACGAACTGGGTGAATGAGTTGACCACGGCGATGATCGGCTTCTCGAAATCACCATCCTTCATGCCGGTGGCGCGCCAGAGCGAGCGGGCACCGGCCATATTGCGGCCCTGGGTGGATGTGCGTGAACGGTAAACAGGCATGGAACTCTCCGAAGTTGATGTAGGCGAAGCGTAACCGCAGGCAGCATGCGATGCACGTGCATCTGTTATTCCTGATTTCCGAGCAGAATATTTGACATCGCCACATTGCGGTCGGACACTTTGCCAATGACGACACAGGCGCTGCTATCGCAGCTATACGACACCCCTGAAACAGACATTATCGAGCAGATCAGAAGCCTCAAATCCGAACTGGGCGACAAGGTGCTGATCCTCGGCCACCACTACCAGCGCGAAGAGGTGTTCGCCTTTGCCGATGTGACAGGCGACTCGCTGAAGCTGGCGCAGAAGGCGGCTGAAACCTCCGCCCCCTACATCATCTTCTGCGGCGTTCACTTCATGGCCGAAACCGCCGATATCCTCACCGGCGATGATCAGGCGGTGATCCTGCCCGATCTGGCTGCCGGCTGCTCGATGGCCGACATGGCCGATGATGAGCAGGTGAACCGCTGCTGGCGTGAGCTCTCCGAAGTGATCAATCCGGATGAGTGCGTTACTCCGGTCACCTACATCAACTCCACCGCCTCATTGAAGGCGTTCTGCGGTGAGCATGGCGGCATCGTCTGCACCTCCGGCAATGCGCGCCGCATCCTTGAGTGGAGCTGGGGCAACCGCGAAAAGATTCTCTTCTTCCCCGACCAGCATCTGGGCGAGAACACGGCGCTGGCGATGGGTATCCCCGACGCCGAGATGATCATCTGGGATCCGGCGCTGCCGCTGGGCGGCAACACCCCTGAAGCGATCGAAAAGGCGAAACTGATCCTCTGGAAGGGGTTCTGCTCGGTGCACCAGCTCTTCAAGCCTGAGCATTCCGACACCATGCGCAAAAACCATCCCGGCATCGAGATCCTCGCCCACCCCGAGTGCTCGCGCGAGGTGTGCGAAACGGCCGATTTTGTCGGCTCCACCGAGATGATCATCCGGCATGTCTCCGAAGCCCCGAGCGGCACCAGCTTTGCCATCGCCACCGAGCTGAATCTCGTCAACCGCCTGCGGCTGCAGTTCCCGGA harbors:
- the ilvD gene encoding dihydroxy-acid dehydratase, whose protein sequence is MPVYRSRTSTQGRNMAGARSLWRATGMKDGDFEKPIIAVVNSFTQFVPGHVHLKDIGQMVAREIEAAGGVAKEFNTIAIDDGIAMGHGGMLYSLPSRDLIADSVEYMCNAHTADAMVCISNCDKITPGMLMAALRLNIPAVFVSGGPMEAGKITLNNRELHLDLVDAMVMAASPDETDADVEAVERSACPTCGSCSGMFTANSMNCLAEALGLALPGNGSLVATHGDRRELFLKAGRLIVENAKRWYEKEDASVLPRSVATFEAFENAMALDIAMGGSSNTVLHLLACAQEAGVAFTMADIDRLSRKVPNLCKVAPATQAYHMEDVHRAGGVVGILAELDRANLIHRHVPTVHATTLGNALDGWDVMNPANEEARHLYRASPGGIPTQEAFIQSERYKSLDDDRASGCIRDYEHAYSKEGGLAVLFGNIAERGCIVKTAGVDESIWQFTGTARVFESQEDAVNGILNDKVAAGDIVIIRYEGPKGGPGMQEMLYPTSYLKSKGLGKSCALLTDGRFSGGTSGLSIGHASPEAAEGGAIGLVQENDKIAIDIPARSINLLVSDEELASRRAAMEAKGTAAWKPVNRERVVSKALQAYAALTTSADKGAVRDLDQLK
- the nadA gene encoding quinolinate synthase NadA; the encoded protein is MTTQALLSQLYDTPETDIIEQIRSLKSELGDKVLILGHHYQREEVFAFADVTGDSLKLAQKAAETSAPYIIFCGVHFMAETADILTGDDQAVILPDLAAGCSMADMADDEQVNRCWRELSEVINPDECVTPVTYINSTASLKAFCGEHGGIVCTSGNARRILEWSWGNREKILFFPDQHLGENTALAMGIPDAEMIIWDPALPLGGNTPEAIEKAKLILWKGFCSVHQLFKPEHSDTMRKNHPGIEILAHPECSREVCETADFVGSTEMIIRHVSEAPSGTSFAIATELNLVNRLRLQFPDKPVWFLSPMVCMCSTMFRTDPQHLCAALTSIRDGDITHQITVPAQQKRWAKLSLERMLNLG